From the Manihot esculenta cultivar AM560-2 chromosome 3, M.esculenta_v8, whole genome shotgun sequence genome, one window contains:
- the LOC110611514 gene encoding serine/threonine-protein kinase AGC1-7, whose product MSSLFSAMKSDTSSKSRGNLQEEAECESKHAATGVNTSLDSPQGHARNNNTSENMTSNPPIDPRNVSSANSQHRQHSSAPPNAKTNHGHHTSNRSDSLESSNAPFRPHTGGDIRWDAINMVNANSAVGLSNFRLLKRLGYGDIGSVYLVELRGTSAHFAMKVMDKASLASRNKLLRAQTEKEILGLLDHPFLPTLYSYFETDKFYCLVMEFCSGGNLHTLRQRQPNKYFTEEAARFYVSEVLLALEYLHMLGIVYRDLKPENVLVRDEGHIMLSDFDLSLRCSVNPTLVKSTSTHSSNGGGNSGGGILDEEYAVHGCIQPSTFFPRILPSKKNRKSKSDFGLFVGGSLPELMAEPTNVRSMSFVGTHEYLAPEIIRGEGHGSAVDWWTFGIFLYELLHGTTPFKGAGNRATLFNVVGQPLRFPDTPQVSSAARDLIRGLLVKEPHKRIAYKRGATEIKQHPFFEGMNWALVRSAMPPHVPEPVDFSQYASKEPPPAANNKKTADTEVDKTNGSPGHHDSSYIEFEYF is encoded by the exons ATGTCATCATTATTTTCTGCCATGAAGTCTGACACTTCCTCG AAGAGTCGTGGCAATCTCCAAGAAGAGGCAGAATGTGAATCCAAGCATGCCGCAACTGGCGTTAACACAAGTCTTGATTCACCACAGGGACATGCGAGAAATAACAATACTTCTGAAAACATGACGTCTAATCCTCCCATTGATCCTAGAAATGTTTCAAGTGCTAATTCTCAACACCGCCAACACTCATCAGCACCCCCGAATGCAAAGACCAACCATGGCCATCACACTAGTAATCGTAGCGATAGCTTAGAGAGCTCAAATGCACCATTTAGGCCTCATACCGGTGGTGACATCCGGTGGGATGCAATTAACATGGTGAATGCCAATAGTGCAGTTGGTCTTAGTAACTTTCGGCTTCTCAAGCGTCTTGGGTATGGAGACATAGGAAGTGTTTACCTTGTTGAGCTTAGAGGAACTAGTGCTCATTTTGCTATGAAAGTTATGGATAAGGCTTCACTTGCAAGTAGAAATAAGCTACTGAGAGCACAGACAGAGAAGGAGATCCTTGGGCTTCTTGACCACCCATTCTTGCCTACCCTCTACTCTTATTTTGAGACTGATAAGTTCTATTGCTTGGTCATGGAGTTCTGTAGTGGAGGCAATCTTCATACTCTTCGCCAGAGGCAACCCAACAAGTATTTTACGGAGGAAGCAGCACG GTTTTATGTTTCTGAAGTATTGCTAGCGCTGGAGTATCTACACATGTTAGGCATTGTCTATAGGGATTTGAAGCCAGAAAATGTCCTAGTAAGAGATGAAGGTCATATAATGCTCTCTGATTTTGATCTCTCACTTCGCTGCTCCGTCAATCCAACTCTTGTCAAGTCCACATCTACACATTCAAGCAATGGTGGAGGGAATAGTGGTGGTGGCATTTTGGATGAAGAATATGCAGTGCATGGTTGCATACAACCTTCAACATTTTTCCCTCGCATTTTGCCTAGCAAAAAGAATCGTAAATCTAAATCAGACTTTGGACTTTTCGTTGGAGGCTCCCTCCCAGAACTAATGGCAGAGCCAACGAATGTACGCTCCATGTCATTTGTAGGCACCCATGAATATTTAGCCCCAGAGATTATTCGAGGAGAGGGTCATGGCAGTGCGGTGGACTGGTGGACCTTTGGGATCTTCTTATATGAGTTGCTGCATGGAACAACTCCATTCAAAGGCGCAGGAAATAGGGCTACACTATTCAATGTTGTAGGGCAGCCATTGAGATTTCCGGATACACCACAAGTGAGCTCTGCCGCTCGAGATCTGATTAGAGGTCTTTTAGTGAAGGAACCCCATAAACGCATTGCATACAAAAGGGGAGCCACAGAGATAAAACAACATCCATTTTTTGAAGGTATGAACTGGGCTCTAGTCAGAAGTGCCATGCCTCCACATGTACCTGAACCAGTAGACTTCTCACAATATGCTAGCAAAGAGCCACCGCCAGCTGCTAATAATAAGAAGACGGCAGATACTGAAGTTGATAAAACCAATGGCAGTCCTGGTCATCATGATTCTTCCTATATAGAATTTGAATACTTCTAG